CAGCTCCGGATCGTTTCTTATCCTGTATTGATGTGAAATCCGGCGAGACGCTTTGGCGTTCAAGGCGCTTTCAGGTTAGAGAAAATGTTGGAATTTCGGAAGATGGCGCGACGGTTTTTGCACGAACGATTCAGGATTCGGTTTTTGCAATTGATAGCAGTTCTCCGACGATGAAAATTAAATGGGCGACTTCGGCGAACTACGGTTATGACATCGATCCATCTTTGCCGGTTGAAAAAGATGGAACGCTGTTTTTTGGGACAAAAGATGGATTTGTCTATGCAATGGATGCCCGAACGGGCACGGTTATTTGGCGCTATCGGATCGGTTTCGGTTTGGTTAATAATGTTGTTCCGCTGAGTCGTACTGAAGTTGTTGCTTCCATAATGGATGGAAAAATTGTCTTTTTACGGTATTTTTCGAGTTTAAAAACTGACAATTAATTGCCAAACGGAGGAGATATTTAAAGGACGTTGCAATTAATGGACTTCGCCCTTAAATTGCTATTCAAGTTTGGGTAGTTTATTTTACATTTTGATTGAATTTAATTGAGAAGAATGGTCGATAGAACAAAGCATACAACGATAAATTGTCGGATTTTATCCAGATCAGCCTTCAGGGAGAATAATTTTATCAGATGAAAGATTTAAAATTAACAGCGTTAACTGAAACGCATCGGAAAACCGTCATTCCAGTTGGAGACATTCGAATTGGAGAAGATTTTGTCGTCATCGCCGGACCGTGCGCGGTTGAAAGCGAAACGCAGACGATCAAAACAGCGTTGGCTGTCAAAGCGGCAGGCGGAAATATGTTGCGGGGTGGCGCATTCAAACCGCGAACCTCTCCGTACGCTTTTCAGGGGCTTGGACTGAAAGGTCTGAAAATTCTGGAAAAGGCGAAAAAAGAAACCGGTTTGCCCGTCGTTACTGAGGTGCTGGATTCGCGAGACGTTTCTTGGATTTGCGAATATATTGATGTCCTTCAGATTGGCGCACGCAACATGCAGAATTTCTCGCTTCTGAAGGAAGTCGGAAAATCCAACAAACCAGTGCTTTTAAAACGCGGAATGTATTCGACTCTTGAGGAATGGCTAAACTGCGCCGAATATATTTTATCAGAAGGGAATCCGAATGTTCTCCTCTGTGAGCGCGGCATTCGGACATTCGAAACCTATACGCGAAACACACTGGATTTAAGTATTGTTCCATCTGTCAAGGAAACAACTCACTTGCCTATTTTTGTCGATCCATCGCACGGTACCGGAAGACTTAGTTTGATTGAACCGATGAGTCTTGCGGCGGTTGCGGCTGGAGCCGATGGATTGGAAATTGAAGTGCATTTTAATCCTGCCGAAGCGTTGAGCGACAAAGACCAGCAATTAACGCCGGAAATGTTTCAATCATTGATGATAAAAGTGAAAAAAGTGCGTGACTGTATGGAAGAATTTTCATTTGAAAAAAGATGAAACAACTGACGCTTAAGACAACTAGCGGTTCCTGCGAAATTCTTGTCAGCAAATCCTTGAAGAATGTTCAGAATTACATCCCGGCAAAAAGAACGATTATCCTGACAGACCGACAAGTCGCCTCGCTATATCGCAATCAATTTCCGAATTTTCCAGTTATCGAAATCGGAATCGGTGAATCAAGTAAAAATTTGGAGACGGTTAACCGAATTTATCGTGAATTGATCGAACTGGAAGCGGATCGTTCGACTTTTCTTTTGGGAGTCGGCGGCGGAGTTGTAACCGATGTGACCGGTTTCGTCGGTTCGACTTTTCTACGTGGAATTGACTACGGATTCGTTGCATCGACAATTTTAGCGCAGGTTGACGCGGCGATTGGCGGCAAAAACGGCGTTAATTATTCCGGCTATAAAAATCTTGTTGGGACGATACGACAGCCGCGATTTGTGATTTGCGATTTGGATATGTTGCGAACTTTGTCGATACAAGAAGTGAGAAGCGGTTTGTCTGAGGTCGTTAAGACGGCGGCGATCCGCAATGCCGATTTGTTCACATTTTTAGAAAATAACCTTGAAAAAATCCTGTCGCTTGATACCGAAGCGATAGAAAAAATCGTTGCTGAGTGTGTCCAGATCAAGGCGGAAATCGTAGAACATGATGAGAGAGAATCGGGTCAGCGCCGCTTGCTAAACTTCGGTCATACATTTGGGCATGCAATCGAAAAAGTTACCAGATTGACACATGGGGAATCCGTTAGCGTTGGAATGTGCCTGTCGGCAGATTTTTCTGTTAAAAGACGCATTTTGGTGCCAGAACAAAGTTCGCGACTGAAGGATCTTTTGAAGCAGATTGGATTGACGATTGATGTTTCATTACAGAAAGACGCCATTGTTCAAGCAATGTGGAAAGACAAAAAACGCGAGGATGAAAACCTGCATTTTGTCTTTTTATATGATATCGGCGATGCCCGAACTGAACTTATAAGTTTGACTAATTTGAAAGAATTCATCGATGATATGCGTTAGCATTGCCGAACCGACAATCGACCTTGTCATAAAAAGTTTAAAGGATGAAGAATTTGCAGAAATTCGTCTCGATGCGATTGAAAATCTCAAACTTGACGATGTCCCTCGAATTTTTTCCGGTTCCCATAAACTCATCGCTACCTGTCGGTTTGGGTTTTATAATGATGAACAGAGAAAAGCGTTTTTAATTGAGGCGATCCGGTCAGGCACCACATTTGTGGATGTCGAAGTCGATTCTCCGGAAGAATTCATTGCCGAGGTCGTCCGAGCGGCACGTGAAAATGGAACGCAGGTTATTGTATCTTACCATCATTTTGAAAAAACGCCAAGTTCTGCCGAATTGGATCAGATCATTGACTGGTGTTTTTCATTGGGGGCAGATATTGCAAAAATCGCATGTCGTGCTTTAAATAAATCCGATTGTGCTAAAATTTTAGCGTTATATCAAAGATCAAATCCAATCATTGCATTTTCGATGGGTTCGATTGGGGCGTTTACCCGAGTTGCGGCAGCGTTTCTCGGCGCTCCGTTTATTTATGTCGCCAAATCCGCTGGAAAAGAGACAGCGGAAGGGCAATTTGACAAGAAGCAGATGCTTGCTATTATGGAGAAAATCGCCGGTGTCTGAAAAACGGATTTTCGCCATCGTCGGACTTCCGGTTTTGCATAGCCGCAGTCCGCAAATTTATCAGCAGTTATTTCGTATAGAAAACCGAGAATTGATCTACACCAGATTGGCGGTTCAGAGAATATCTGAAGCGATTTCTGTGATGGATGATCTTGGAATTTCCGGTTACAATATCACAGCGCCATTCAAAAAAAATGTTTTACGACATCTGAATGAGGTTTCAGAACCAGCCCGGAAAATGTGTGCTGTAAACACTGTTGTCCGGAAGGATGGAAAATTAGTCGGATACAATACTGATATTGACGGAGTAATCGGCGCTTTACAGTCGAATGGAATCGAACTATCAGGAAATTCTGCGGTTGTGATTGGGGCAGGCGGAGCGGGTAGAGCCGCAACTTTTGGATTATTGAAAACCGGCGCAAAAGTAAT
This region of Candidatus Marinimicrobia bacterium CG08_land_8_20_14_0_20_45_22 genomic DNA includes:
- the aroF gene encoding 3-deoxy-7-phosphoheptulonate synthase gives rise to the protein MKDLKLTALTETHRKTVIPVGDIRIGEDFVVIAGPCAVESETQTIKTALAVKAAGGNMLRGGAFKPRTSPYAFQGLGLKGLKILEKAKKETGLPVVTEVLDSRDVSWICEYIDVLQIGARNMQNFSLLKEVGKSNKPVLLKRGMYSTLEEWLNCAEYILSEGNPNVLLCERGIRTFETYTRNTLDLSIVPSVKETTHLPIFVDPSHGTGRLSLIEPMSLAAVAAGADGLEIEVHFNPAEALSDKDQQLTPEMFQSLMIKVKKVRDCMEEFSFEKR
- the aroB gene encoding 3-dehydroquinate synthase, translated to MKQLTLKTTSGSCEILVSKSLKNVQNYIPAKRTIILTDRQVASLYRNQFPNFPVIEIGIGESSKNLETVNRIYRELIELEADRSTFLLGVGGGVVTDVTGFVGSTFLRGIDYGFVASTILAQVDAAIGGKNGVNYSGYKNLVGTIRQPRFVICDLDMLRTLSIQEVRSGLSEVVKTAAIRNADLFTFLENNLEKILSLDTEAIEKIVAECVQIKAEIVEHDERESGQRRLLNFGHTFGHAIEKVTRLTHGESVSVGMCLSADFSVKRRILVPEQSSRLKDLLKQIGLTIDVSLQKDAIVQAMWKDKKREDENLHFVFLYDIGDARTELISLTNLKEFIDDMR